One stretch of Pradoshia sp. D12 DNA includes these proteins:
- a CDS encoding bifunctional metallophosphatase/5'-nucleotidase has protein sequence MKETIHLFHINDIHSHFEHWNKIVTYMNNQQAAYEEAGDIVFKLDIGDHVDRFHPFTEGTMGKGNIQLLNEAGINGATIGNNEGITLPHDELDHLYEEAEFSVTVANLYKPDGSRPSWAFPYYIRVTPKGRRIAFFGVTAPFTELYHLLGWSITDPFYEVERIINELKGKADIIILLSHLGLPSDEVIAAKHPEISLIIGGHTHHILHSGKRINQTLLCCAGKYGMYVGHAEVTIDEGFISTRAGLVDMRSDGLTVADQLMADKLYEIGKTTLNETILTLEQPLKTDWFHDSDLSKLLCQGVKEWCEVDIALLNSGLLLDGLDAKDVTKYDIHKICPHPINPCILTITGEKLIQILNLTRNPDWPHLQVKGLGFRGKIMGAFVYDGVQLIDRDNQSCWLHNGKQINTQELYRVAIPDMFTFGHLFPEVREVENKTYLMPEFLRDILAWKLAQLAS, from the coding sequence ATGAAGGAAACAATTCATTTGTTTCATATAAATGATATACATAGTCATTTTGAGCATTGGAATAAAATTGTAACATATATGAATAATCAGCAGGCGGCATATGAGGAAGCCGGAGATATTGTGTTTAAGCTCGATATAGGCGATCATGTTGACCGATTTCATCCTTTTACGGAAGGTACAATGGGAAAAGGAAATATTCAATTATTAAATGAAGCGGGCATAAACGGTGCAACGATTGGCAATAACGAGGGAATTACATTACCCCATGATGAATTGGATCATTTATATGAGGAAGCCGAATTTTCAGTTACCGTTGCCAATCTTTATAAACCTGATGGAAGCAGACCTAGCTGGGCTTTTCCATATTATATTAGGGTAACGCCTAAAGGAAGGCGTATTGCTTTTTTTGGCGTAACAGCTCCATTTACTGAATTGTATCATCTCCTAGGGTGGTCCATCACAGATCCATTTTATGAGGTCGAACGTATTATAAATGAATTAAAGGGAAAAGCAGATATTATAATTTTATTATCTCACTTAGGCTTACCAAGTGATGAGGTTATCGCAGCCAAACATCCGGAAATTTCTCTGATTATTGGAGGGCATACTCATCATATTTTGCATAGTGGAAAAAGGATTAACCAAACTCTTTTATGTTGTGCAGGTAAATATGGAATGTACGTCGGTCATGCAGAAGTAACAATAGATGAAGGATTTATTTCTACACGGGCCGGTCTTGTAGATATGCGATCGGATGGATTAACGGTAGCAGATCAGTTGATGGCAGATAAACTGTATGAAATCGGAAAGACAACTCTCAATGAAACGATACTAACTCTAGAACAGCCGTTAAAAACTGACTGGTTTCATGATTCAGATCTTTCTAAATTACTTTGCCAAGGGGTGAAGGAATGGTGTGAAGTGGACATCGCCTTATTAAATTCAGGTCTACTATTGGATGGTTTGGATGCTAAAGATGTGACTAAATATGATATCCACAAAATTTGTCCTCACCCAATTAATCCATGTATATTAACCATTACAGGAGAAAAATTAATACAAATTTTAAATTTGACTCGTAATCCCGACTGGCCTCATCTGCAAGTAAAGGGTCTTGGCTTTAGGGGGAAAATAATGGGAGCATTTGTTTATGACGGTGTTCAATTGATAGATAGGGATAATCAGAGCTGTTGGTTACATAATGGTAAACAAATTAATACACAGGAGCTGTACAGGGTGGCCATCCCTGATATGTTTACGTTTGGCCATCTTTTTCCGGAAGTCAGAGAGGTTGAGAACAAAACCTATTTGATGCCAGAATTTCTTAGAGATATTCTTGCCTGGAAATTAGCGCAGCTTGCATCTTAA
- a CDS encoding YunC family protein codes for MIEFVPFEIDGKLYKGVSVQLPKTSLLAIAGQKGYIMCGALDIGLLNERLNERRIIAGRAVGVRTLEELLNAPLESVTEEAKRRGIVPGMLGKDAIQFM; via the coding sequence ATGATTGAATTTGTGCCCTTTGAAATAGACGGTAAATTATATAAGGGTGTGAGTGTACAGCTTCCAAAGACATCTCTACTGGCAATTGCCGGACAGAAGGGATATATTATGTGCGGAGCACTGGATATTGGATTATTGAATGAAAGGCTCAACGAACGTAGGATTATTGCCGGAAGAGCGGTAGGGGTACGTACCCTAGAGGAATTATTGAATGCTCCGCTCGAATCAGTAACGGAAGAAGCCAAAAGAAGAGGGATTGTTCCAGGAATGCTTGGAAAAGATGCAATTCAATTTATGTAG
- a CDS encoding HD-GYP domain-containing protein: protein MRIVQTAYLTSGAVLGKPIVDIKGRTLLHKGVQITDWQIKRLQKYNIPYVYIDDIETSHIIPEDIISDKIRRGAIVTIKDTFDNMKNEVKQSKSIVIEKAALTMSKLVDQLTAELKGHQDLFHIISDIYAFDNYVFNHSLNVALYSLAIGLELKLKPDVLKTLGLGSILHDVGKMAVPEEILFKPGKLLESEFQIIKRHSEEGFHILRQVHNLSLLVAHCAYQHHERLDGSGYPRGLKNNEILYMAKIIAVADVFDAVTSKRVYREAMLPSESLELLYAGTGTKFDREIVDAFKRSIAIYPVGITVELNDGRKGIVSRQNAGYSDRPVIEVYERNGEQLPFRYEVDLKIQLDVTIKKCDTTFSNHTMKLS from the coding sequence ATGAGAATCGTTCAGACAGCTTATTTAACTTCGGGTGCCGTTTTAGGAAAGCCAATCGTTGATATCAAGGGGCGTACCCTGTTGCATAAAGGTGTGCAAATTACAGATTGGCAGATTAAACGGCTGCAGAAATATAATATTCCTTATGTTTATATTGATGATATAGAAACCAGTCATATAATTCCTGAGGATATCATTTCAGATAAAATCCGAAGAGGAGCTATTGTAACAATTAAAGATACCTTTGATAATATGAAGAATGAAGTCAAGCAATCTAAAAGTATAGTCATAGAAAAGGCTGCATTGACTATGTCAAAGCTGGTTGATCAACTGACAGCCGAATTAAAAGGACATCAGGATTTATTTCATATTATTTCTGATATCTATGCATTTGACAATTATGTTTTTAACCACTCTTTAAATGTGGCACTATATTCACTGGCCATCGGTCTGGAATTAAAGTTAAAGCCAGATGTATTAAAAACATTGGGACTTGGTTCAATCTTGCATGATGTGGGGAAAATGGCCGTTCCGGAGGAAATCCTCTTTAAACCAGGAAAACTTCTGGAAAGTGAGTTCCAAATTATTAAACGGCATTCGGAAGAAGGATTCCATATACTCAGACAGGTCCACAATCTTTCATTGCTCGTGGCTCATTGTGCATATCAGCATCATGAACGGCTTGATGGCAGCGGGTATCCTCGAGGACTAAAAAACAATGAAATTTTATACATGGCTAAAATTATTGCTGTAGCAGATGTTTTTGATGCTGTTACATCTAAACGTGTGTATCGGGAAGCGATGCTGCCAAGTGAATCTCTGGAACTGTTGTATGCAGGTACAGGTACTAAATTTGATCGGGAGATTGTGGATGCATTCAAGAGGTCGATTGCCATTTATCCAGTCGGCATCACTGTTGAATTAAATGATGGACGAAAAGGAATCGTATCTAGGCAGAATGCAGGCTACAGTGATCGCCCTGTCATAGAAGTGTATGAAAGAAATGGTGAGCAGCTCCCATTTAGATATGAAGTTGATTTGAAAATACAGCTGGATGTAACCATTAAAAAATGTGATACAACCTTCAGCAATCATACAATGAAATTAAGCTAA
- a CDS encoding sulfite exporter TauE/SafE family protein, with protein MSYILLIIVGVAAGFFGSLVGLGGGIIIVPILLFLSGGILGALSPQMAVGTSLFTLIFTGLSSTLAYLKQKTVDYKSAYLFLIGIAPGSLIGGWANSYLNVDAFNILFGILMVFMSFLLMVRNKLKPKKKNFNGMVTRTYIDKEGREHQYGYKKSSAILVSFAVGFLSSLFGIGGGSLMVPVMLIAFHFPPHVAVGTSMLLIFFSSIIGSISHIFQGHVNWLYALALIPGGYIGAKLGAFVNTKMKSTTLVIALRIMLVVVGIKLIWEGVQALI; from the coding sequence ATGAGTTATATTTTATTAATAATTGTGGGGGTAGCTGCCGGCTTTTTCGGTTCCCTTGTTGGATTGGGCGGAGGTATTATCATCGTTCCGATTCTATTATTTTTATCAGGTGGAATCCTCGGTGCCCTCAGCCCCCAAATGGCAGTGGGTACTTCTCTGTTTACCCTGATTTTTACGGGGCTGTCTTCTACTCTTGCTTATTTAAAGCAGAAGACTGTGGACTATAAAAGTGCATATTTATTTTTGATTGGGATTGCGCCAGGCAGTTTGATTGGAGGATGGGCCAATTCCTATTTAAATGTGGATGCCTTTAATATCCTGTTTGGAATCCTTATGGTTTTCATGTCCTTTCTCCTTATGGTCAGAAATAAACTGAAGCCAAAAAAGAAGAATTTCAACGGGATGGTTACACGTACATACATAGATAAGGAAGGGCGTGAGCATCAATATGGTTACAAAAAAAGTAGCGCCATATTGGTCTCTTTTGCGGTCGGCTTTCTCTCTTCGTTATTTGGGATAGGCGGAGGCTCTTTGATGGTACCGGTTATGTTGATTGCGTTCCATTTTCCTCCCCATGTCGCTGTCGGGACATCGATGTTGTTAATATTCTTCTCTTCCATTATTGGATCCATTAGCCACATTTTTCAAGGCCATGTCAATTGGCTTTATGCATTGGCGCTAATACCGGGTGGATATATTGGAGCAAAATTGGGTGCCTTTGTAAATACGAAAATGAAAAGTACAACCTTGGTCATCGCACTCAGAATCATGCTGGTAGTAGTTGGCATAAAATTGATCTGGGAAGGGGTACAAGCGTTAATTTAG
- the yunB gene encoding sporulation protein YunB, translating into MYRRKRIKRKRSIMRGPLPVKHVLIITFLFFMGTSLISLWIVNAAIEPTLMRYAESETKKLTSLVINQAIKETLSTHNDMDKIITDIPKQGDDIAVDGIQFNTEIINRIRSETSLLIQNQLSEIENGNLSSFDYLKDRVRVKENGSKGIIHEVPLGKATNNALLGNLGPKIPVEMETISDIQSDVKTTLEPYGINNALIKVYLEVEVHAQVIIPFASKPTKIKTTIPMGMRVVSGHVPTYFNGSGTGGSPAIQLPAK; encoded by the coding sequence ATGTATAGACGTAAACGGATTAAAAGGAAACGATCTATTATGCGGGGTCCCTTGCCGGTTAAGCATGTCCTTATTATAACATTTTTGTTCTTTATGGGAACGAGCCTAATCAGTCTTTGGATCGTGAATGCGGCTATTGAACCTACATTGATGCGTTATGCAGAATCTGAAACGAAAAAACTTACCAGCTTGGTTATTAATCAAGCAATTAAAGAAACTCTTTCCACACATAATGATATGGACAAAATTATTACAGATATACCCAAGCAGGGAGACGATATAGCTGTGGATGGAATCCAGTTTAACACAGAAATTATTAATAGAATCCGTTCGGAAACCTCTTTGCTTATCCAAAATCAATTAAGTGAAATAGAAAATGGTAATTTATCATCCTTTGACTATCTGAAGGATCGAGTAAGGGTGAAGGAAAATGGTTCAAAGGGAATTATACATGAGGTTCCGCTCGGGAAAGCAACGAATAATGCCTTGCTTGGTAATCTTGGTCCAAAAATCCCGGTGGAAATGGAAACAATCAGTGATATACAAAGTGATGTCAAAACGACCCTGGAGCCATACGGAATCAATAACGCCCTGATTAAGGTCTATTTAGAGGTTGAAGTTCATGCCCAGGTTATTATCCCATTTGCTTCAAAGCCGACGAAGATTAAAACCACTATTCCAATGGGAATGAGAGTCGTGTCCGGTCATGTTCCTACTTATTTCAATGGGAGTGGGACAGGGGGATCCCCTGCTATCCAACTACCTGCAAAATAG
- the adhE gene encoding bifunctional acetaldehyde-CoA/alcohol dehydrogenase — protein MAVKEEKIEEVLKVSEMIEELIENGKSALRTFETFDQEKIDEIVHQMAIAGLDQHMLLAKMAVEETGRGIYEDKCTKNMFATEYIWHSIKYDKTVGVIREDQQTGVMEIAEPVGIVAGVTPVTNPTSTTMFKALISIKTRNPIIFAFHPSAQECSKKAAQVLHDAAVAAGAPKGCIQWIEHPSIEATKQLMNHKDIALVLATGGAGMVKSAYSTGKPALGVGPGNVPCYIEKSAKVKRAVNDVILSKSFDNGMICASEQAIIVDDQIYEEVKQEFIKNNCYFVNDKELKKLERLVIDEQSCAVNAHIVGKSANEIAEMAGIKVPEHTKIIIAEIDGAGPQYPLSREKLSPVLACIRVKSTEEGFGACMDMLNLGGLGHSAVIHSTNEQIQREYGIKMKACRIIVNSPSAQGGIGDIYNAFIPSLTLGCGSYGNNSVSENVSATHLINVKMMTQRRNNMQWFKLPPKIYFEKYSTQYLAKMRRIKRAFIVTDPGMVSLGYVDIVKEYLWKNKGIEAIEMFADVEPDPSDETVFKGAKLMHSFEPDVIVALGGGSALDAAKGMWLFYEQPETSFFNIKQKFIDIRKRTYKYPDLGEKAQFVAIPTTSGTGSEVTPFAVITDKETNVKYPLADYALTPDVAILDSQFVMTVPKNITADTGMDVLTHAIEAYVSVMANDYTDGLALKAIELVFNNLKTAYHDGANEEAREKMHNASCMAGMAFSNAFLGINHSLAHKIGAEFHIPHGRSNAILMPHVIRYNAIRPRKHALFPKYEYYCADERYAQIARILGLPASTTEEGVQSLIEAVTELGKSLEIDMSIKGQGITQERFEENVKILAERAFEDQCTTANPKLPLISELEEILREAYKGV, from the coding sequence ATGGCTGTTAAAGAAGAAAAAATAGAAGAAGTCCTTAAGGTATCTGAGATGATTGAAGAGTTAATCGAAAATGGAAAATCGGCCCTGCGTACATTTGAGACATTTGATCAAGAAAAAATCGATGAGATTGTTCATCAAATGGCAATTGCCGGTCTTGATCAACACATGCTTTTAGCTAAAATGGCGGTGGAAGAGACTGGCAGAGGGATTTACGAAGATAAATGTACTAAAAACATGTTTGCAACGGAATATATTTGGCACAGTATTAAATACGATAAAACGGTTGGTGTCATTCGTGAAGATCAACAAACAGGTGTCATGGAGATTGCAGAGCCTGTCGGAATTGTTGCAGGTGTCACACCAGTTACGAATCCTACTTCGACTACTATGTTTAAAGCTTTAATATCTATTAAGACACGTAACCCAATTATATTTGCTTTCCATCCATCAGCACAAGAATGCTCCAAGAAGGCGGCGCAAGTCCTGCATGATGCTGCCGTAGCTGCAGGTGCTCCTAAAGGATGTATTCAATGGATTGAGCACCCATCCATTGAAGCTACAAAGCAATTAATGAATCATAAAGATATCGCATTAGTGCTTGCGACAGGCGGAGCAGGAATGGTTAAATCAGCTTATTCTACAGGTAAGCCGGCACTAGGTGTAGGTCCTGGTAACGTACCTTGTTATATTGAAAAGTCAGCTAAAGTAAAGCGTGCAGTCAATGATGTTATTTTATCGAAGTCTTTTGATAACGGCATGATCTGTGCCTCTGAGCAAGCTATTATTGTAGATGATCAGATCTATGAAGAAGTTAAACAAGAGTTTATAAAAAATAACTGCTATTTTGTAAATGATAAAGAATTAAAGAAACTTGAACGTCTTGTTATTGATGAACAATCATGTGCCGTTAATGCTCATATTGTTGGAAAATCTGCTAATGAGATAGCTGAAATGGCTGGAATTAAAGTACCTGAGCATACCAAAATAATAATTGCCGAAATTGATGGTGCAGGTCCACAATATCCTTTATCTCGTGAAAAATTAAGTCCGGTATTGGCGTGTATCCGTGTTAAATCTACGGAAGAGGGCTTTGGTGCATGTATGGATATGCTGAACTTAGGTGGTCTTGGACACTCGGCCGTTATTCATAGCACCAATGAACAAATCCAACGGGAATACGGAATAAAAATGAAAGCATGTCGTATTATTGTAAATTCCCCATCTGCTCAAGGAGGAATTGGTGACATCTATAATGCCTTCATTCCATCTTTAACACTTGGTTGTGGCTCTTATGGAAATAACTCAGTTTCTGAAAATGTATCAGCTACTCACTTGATTAACGTGAAGATGATGACACAGCGTCGTAATAATATGCAATGGTTTAAATTGCCGCCAAAAATTTATTTTGAGAAGTATTCCACACAGTATCTAGCAAAAATGAGAAGAATCAAACGTGCCTTTATTGTAACGGATCCAGGCATGGTAAGCCTTGGTTATGTTGATATTGTTAAAGAATATTTATGGAAAAATAAAGGGATTGAAGCAATCGAAATGTTTGCGGATGTTGAACCGGATCCATCTGATGAAACAGTATTCAAGGGTGCTAAATTAATGCATAGCTTTGAGCCGGATGTAATTGTCGCTCTGGGCGGTGGTTCTGCGCTGGATGCAGCGAAGGGCATGTGGTTATTCTATGAACAACCGGAAACATCATTCTTTAACATTAAACAAAAATTCATTGATATCAGGAAACGTACGTATAAATATCCTGACTTAGGTGAAAAAGCCCAATTTGTTGCCATCCCGACCACCTCCGGTACTGGTTCTGAAGTAACGCCATTTGCGGTTATTACGGATAAAGAAACGAATGTAAAGTATCCGCTGGCTGACTATGCCTTAACACCGGATGTAGCAATCCTGGATTCCCAGTTTGTCATGACTGTTCCTAAAAATATCACAGCTGATACAGGGATGGACGTTTTAACACATGCCATTGAGGCTTATGTGTCTGTAATGGCAAATGATTATACAGATGGTTTAGCCTTAAAAGCTATTGAACTAGTCTTTAATAATTTAAAAACAGCGTACCATGACGGAGCGAATGAGGAAGCTCGTGAGAAAATGCATAATGCATCCTGTATGGCAGGGATGGCCTTCTCCAATGCCTTCCTGGGTATTAATCACAGCCTAGCACATAAGATTGGAGCTGAATTCCATATCCCGCATGGCCGCTCTAATGCAATTCTTATGCCGCATGTTATTCGTTACAATGCCATTCGTCCAAGAAAACATGCGCTCTTCCCTAAATATGAATACTACTGTGCGGATGAGCGATATGCTCAAATAGCCAGAATACTGGGACTACCTGCAAGCACAACTGAAGAAGGGGTTCAGTCATTAATAGAGGCTGTCACTGAGCTGGGTAAATCATTGGAAATCGATATGAGCATTAAAGGACAAGGAATAACTCAAGAAAGATTTGAGGAAAATGTAAAAATATTAGCAGAGCGTGCATTTGAAGACCAATGTACAACTGCCAATCCAAAATTACCTCTAATCAGTGAACTGGAAGAAATCTTAAGAGAAGCGTACAAAGGAGTTTAA
- a CDS encoding DUF3055 domain-containing protein: MSERFFLYDDTYDTKTRFVSFMGENSRIDLALTRTDRFYGKTLVLDMQGNRFAIIGPDDLEEPGYLEYAFSITSDEALEWKKFLDEVI, from the coding sequence ATGTCCGAGCGATTTTTTCTTTACGATGACACGTATGATACAAAAACTAGATTTGTCAGTTTCATGGGTGAAAACAGCAGAATTGACCTAGCTTTAACCAGAACCGATCGTTTCTATGGAAAAACACTTGTGTTGGATATGCAAGGGAACCGTTTCGCCATTATTGGACCAGACGATTTAGAGGAGCCCGGCTATTTGGAATATGCTTTTTCTATAACGAGTGATGAGGCATTGGAGTGGAAAAAATTCTTAGACGAGGTCATTTAA
- a CDS encoding YutD family protein encodes MITINNTQYEIVEEHGDGFNEETFKSRFSEILNRYDYILGDWGYGQLRLKGFFDDQNQKASYDNKISTIKEYLYEYCNFGCSYFILKKTKK; translated from the coding sequence ATGATTACCATTAATAACACTCAATATGAGATTGTAGAAGAACATGGAGACGGGTTTAATGAAGAGACCTTTAAAAGCCGTTTTAGTGAGATATTGAACCGTTATGACTATATACTTGGGGACTGGGGATATGGACAACTTCGCCTTAAAGGGTTTTTTGATGACCAGAATCAGAAAGCATCCTACGATAATAAAATAAGTACCATCAAAGAATATCTGTATGAATACTGTAACTTTGGCTGTTCGTACTTTATTTTAAAGAAAACTAAAAAGTGA
- a CDS encoding c-type cytochrome, giving the protein MYKKALLLAGLVFSLTACSSGNEEESQKPLTEEEKIYANNCASCHGNALEGYAGPKLEDIGNSMSKDEILDIINNGAKGMPAGIIKGEDAEKVAAWLAEKK; this is encoded by the coding sequence ATGTACAAAAAAGCCCTCTTACTGGCAGGCTTAGTTTTTTCTTTAACTGCATGCTCTTCTGGTAATGAAGAAGAATCGCAAAAACCACTAACAGAAGAAGAAAAAATATATGCCAATAACTGTGCTTCCTGCCATGGCAATGCTTTAGAAGGCTATGCCGGACCAAAGCTTGAGGATATCGGAAATAGTATGAGTAAGGATGAAATCCTGGATATAATCAATAACGGTGCGAAAGGAATGCCTGCAGGAATAATCAAAGGCGAGGATGCAGAGAAAGTTGCTGCATGGCTTGCTGAGAAAAAGTAG
- a CDS encoding M23 family metallopeptidase: protein MFYRILILFILAAYISPCIPVQASASQDEQQLLKKRMEMYKRVEDSTQLPWYYIAAFDQYERSIRLARKDLSDPNTLGILIPADKWTGISNPNTKDTNPLTISFFGGMGIDGDQDGKADPFNEYDQLAAINQYLLSYGVDKDNFRIGIWEYYKRDRAVSIIMSNAQLFKKHQTIDLQKKAFPVPLGSHYTYTSTWGVARGWGGRRSHEGTDIFAGYGVPVRSTCYGIIELKGWNKFGGWRIGIRDINNTYHYFAHLNGFAKGIEVGQLVEPGTLLGGVGSSGYGPPGTSGKFPPHLHYGMYKENGRTEWSFNPYPYLKLWERAEKAAKAK from the coding sequence ATGTTCTATCGTATATTGATTCTATTCATTCTGGCAGCTTATATCTCCCCCTGCATACCTGTGCAAGCATCAGCCAGTCAAGATGAGCAGCAACTATTAAAAAAACGGATGGAAATGTACAAACGTGTAGAAGACTCCACCCAACTCCCTTGGTACTATATAGCTGCTTTTGATCAATATGAACGAAGTATCAGATTGGCTCGAAAAGACCTATCGGACCCAAATACACTTGGTATTCTAATTCCAGCAGATAAGTGGACCGGAATCTCAAATCCAAATACCAAAGACACTAACCCTTTAACCATTTCTTTTTTTGGTGGCATGGGGATTGATGGTGATCAAGATGGTAAAGCAGATCCCTTTAATGAATATGATCAATTAGCTGCGATAAATCAATATTTACTATCCTATGGAGTAGATAAAGATAACTTCCGTATCGGTATATGGGAATACTATAAAAGAGATCGAGCAGTAAGTATTATTATGAGCAATGCTCAATTATTTAAAAAACATCAAACCATTGATTTGCAGAAAAAAGCTTTTCCTGTTCCACTTGGCAGCCATTATACATATACAAGCACATGGGGAGTTGCCCGTGGCTGGGGTGGCCGTCGTTCTCATGAAGGTACAGATATTTTTGCAGGCTATGGTGTACCCGTAAGATCCACCTGTTATGGAATTATAGAGCTAAAGGGGTGGAATAAATTTGGCGGGTGGAGAATTGGCATTCGTGATATCAATAACACCTATCATTATTTTGCACATCTAAATGGATTTGCAAAAGGGATTGAGGTTGGTCAATTAGTTGAACCAGGCACTCTCCTTGGAGGTGTTGGCAGCTCTGGATATGGTCCCCCCGGTACATCTGGAAAATTCCCTCCTCATCTTCATTATGGGATGTATAAAGAAAACGGCCGCACTGAATGGTCCTTTAATCCATATCCGTATTTAAAGCTTTGGGAAAGAGCTGAAAAAGCCGCGAAGGCAAAGTAA
- a CDS encoding DUF72 domain-containing protein, translated as MIYIGVTGWGDHDTLYPSTIKPKDKLAEYSSHFPVVEVDASFYAVQPIRNAEKWVKETPDSFKFIVKAYQGMTGHQRGDIPFESKKDMFHAFKDSLKPYSNANKLALVLFQFPPWFDCKKENVSYLRYCKEMMGDCKVVLEFRNQSWFSEKYREATLSFMKEEGWIHSIVDEPQAGEGSIPTVPVATDSEVTLVRMHGRNVYGWNKPNDANWREVRYLYKYNEEELLEWRMRIQELAKDTRDIIVLFNNNSGGDAAGNAKEFQQMLGISYQDLNPRQMDLF; from the coding sequence ATGATTTATATTGGTGTAACTGGTTGGGGTGATCATGATACCCTTTATCCTTCAACTATTAAGCCTAAAGATAAGCTGGCTGAGTACAGCAGCCATTTTCCGGTAGTGGAAGTTGATGCCTCCTTTTACGCGGTACAGCCGATTAGGAACGCTGAGAAATGGGTTAAAGAGACACCTGATTCTTTTAAATTTATAGTTAAAGCCTATCAAGGAATGACGGGCCATCAGCGTGGCGATATCCCTTTTGAATCAAAAAAAGACATGTTCCATGCTTTTAAGGATTCCTTAAAGCCGTACAGTAACGCGAATAAGCTGGCCTTGGTTTTGTTTCAATTTCCCCCATGGTTTGATTGTAAAAAAGAAAACGTCAGTTATTTAAGGTATTGCAAGGAAATGATGGGCGATTGTAAGGTGGTCTTGGAATTCAGAAATCAATCATGGTTTAGTGAGAAATATCGTGAAGCAACCTTGTCTTTTATGAAAGAAGAAGGGTGGATTCATTCAATTGTGGATGAACCGCAAGCAGGCGAGGGTTCAATCCCGACAGTACCAGTTGCAACCGATTCCGAAGTTACACTTGTGCGGATGCATGGAAGAAATGTGTATGGCTGGAATAAACCGAATGATGCAAATTGGCGGGAAGTTCGATATTTATATAAATACAATGAAGAAGAACTGCTTGAATGGAGAATGAGAATCCAGGAGTTAGCAAAGGATACAAGGGATATCATTGTCTTATTTAACAATAATTCCGGTGGAGACGCCGCTGGTAACGCAAAGGAATTTCAACAAATGCTCGGGATAAGCTATCAAGATTTAAATCCGAGACAAATGGATTTGTTTTAA
- a CDS encoding mechanosensitive ion channel family protein produces MDFINRLQSYISIDWPQLKSYGLTILYTFIITYALIYLVRFILHKFFKHTNFLIEKKEQTIESVVRNTSNYLGFFIIILAMIKPFVDIKNILVAGGVVGIVVGLGAQKIMTDLLAGFFMIFEKQFQRGDFVHVNGEIDGGTVEDMGFRVVKIRLLNGKLMTVPNGEIRKVENGNVERRRIFESVIVSFQENPAKIEELLAEVCDELNQKQIHYLKTDLKGEYLEPYQVHGLSSLYGLRFSIKATVSDEYYMEAAQMAKKVMAQKMYENRIGLASQQFAVQDRQKDYIEH; encoded by the coding sequence ATGGACTTTATTAACAGGTTACAAAGTTATATCAGCATTGATTGGCCTCAACTCAAAAGTTATGGATTAACAATCCTATACACTTTTATCATCACCTATGCTTTGATTTATCTCGTCAGGTTTATTCTTCACAAGTTCTTTAAGCATACAAATTTTTTGATTGAGAAAAAGGAACAAACAATTGAATCTGTAGTACGCAACACGTCTAATTATTTGGGTTTCTTTATTATTATTCTTGCTATGATTAAACCCTTCGTGGATATCAAAAATATACTGGTTGCCGGTGGAGTGGTAGGAATTGTAGTTGGACTGGGTGCCCAAAAAATTATGACTGATCTTCTGGCAGGGTTTTTTATGATATTCGAAAAACAATTTCAGCGAGGGGATTTTGTCCACGTAAATGGGGAAATAGATGGTGGGACAGTAGAGGATATGGGATTTAGAGTGGTGAAAATCCGATTACTTAACGGAAAACTAATGACAGTTCCAAATGGTGAAATTCGCAAAGTAGAAAACGGAAATGTTGAAAGGAGAAGAATTTTTGAGAGCGTAATTGTTAGTTTCCAAGAGAATCCTGCAAAAATAGAAGAGTTACTTGCTGAGGTATGTGATGAACTCAACCAAAAGCAAATCCATTATCTCAAAACTGATTTAAAAGGAGAATATCTCGAACCCTATCAAGTTCATGGCTTATCTTCATTGTATGGCTTACGATTTTCAATCAAAGCTACAGTAAGCGATGAGTACTATATGGAAGCAGCTCAAATGGCTAAGAAAGTTATGGCGCAGAAAATGTATGAAAATCGTATTGGTTTAGCATCGCAACAATTTGCCGTACAAGATAGACAAAAGGATTATATAGAACACTAA